From Argopecten irradians isolate NY chromosome 12, Ai_NY, whole genome shotgun sequence, one genomic window encodes:
- the LOC138335859 gene encoding uncharacterized protein isoform X3: protein MLAITTQSSFGYECDKTATVCRTSLIIEDRITMMHKVYKKVYPYKGKLYRFDEKNPDNATEIPQESVIIGDGFEPGRLVVVANDSLPGPPIIVYVGQRLIIDVINHLPSDTVTIHWHGLPQHGTPWMDGVPFITQCPILSGQTFTYDFIAEPKGTFWYHAHTGSMRSNGLNGAFIIREPLSTIPEHIMVVQGYNHNRSSDLDFKKMMMGHFEKRHPMPTTESVDGGRFSRFFLTSALINGKGRFYPNLTSEEHNQAPLTIYDVQLGNTYRFRVINSGALYPIRISIDGHDLTLTASDGFDFKPVVAESFIINPGERYDFFIVAEQPVGNYWVRADTIEYPIPHKARAILRYSGAAEDEDPMTSRKNCTETDHCLVINCPFTYFPVGTFTDCLRFDQLRSLLDNDPAPVPNEGDPLIEHFLNFAFPGIDDFPSSVNGRQFKFPTVSALTQPFEIDTPCDEQKCGSEKLCQCSHSLVLNHNDVVQLVILNMGVGTGWSHPIHLHGYTFYVLKMGYATYNETTARFMSPNSDIDCRGQFCNDATWSDPTWLGDNVPGLELSNPPRKDTLIVPSGGYAVIRIKADNPGIWLMHCHIELHANDGMMMYINNSYGMHPPPPEGFPTCHSYPSAFRVHSDNNNDSDVTTSAPVTRIVTNFKEVEVIKDDGYGIKTFWICMAVMTVLVLLLLAYILHLRKMIKVLEEWKTSTVQSKGETKGETKGVDNPSFNRF from the coding sequence ATGCTGGCTATCACGACGCAGTCTAGCTTTGGTTACGAGTGTGATAAAACAGCGACGGTGTGTAGAACGTCCCTGATAATAGAGGACAGGATAACGATGATGCACAAGGTTTACAAGAAGGTTTACCCTTATAAAGGCAAATTATATCGCTTTGACGAGAAGAACCCTGACAATGCAACGGAAATACCGCAAGAAAGCGTGATAATCGGAGATGGATTTGAACCAGGTAGACTCGTTGTGGTAGCCAACGACAGCCTGCCAGGCCCACCGATTATTGTCTATGTCGGCCAGCGGCTCATAATAGACGTTATAAACCATCTTCCGTCGGATACCGTAACTATACACTGGCATGGACTTCCCCAGCATGGCACTCCCTGGATGGATGGTGTCCCGTTTATTACACAGTGTCCCATTCTTTCTGGTCAAACTTTCACATATGATTTCATTGCGGAACCGAAAGGCACATTTTGGTATCATGCACACACTGGATCTATGCGATCAAATGGACTTAACGGGGCATTTATCATAAGGGAACCACTATCAACAATACCCGAACACATTATGGTTGTACAAGGCTACAATCATAATCGAAGCTCAGATTTAGACTTCAAGAAAATGATGATGGGCCATTTCGAAAAACGTCATCCGATGCCCACTACGGAATCAGTGGACGGTGGTAGGTTCAGTAGGTTTTTCCTGACGTCAGCTCTTATAAACGGCAAAGGACGTTTTTATCCCAATTTGACCTCGGAAGAGCACAACCAGGCCCCTCTAACTATTTATGACGTGCAACTGGGAAATACATACCGATTCCGCGTTATCAACAGCGGCGCCCTGTACCCTATTCGCATTTCTATCGATGGTCATGATCTAACTTTGACTGCTTCAGATGGCTTCGACTTCAAACCAGTAGTGGCAGAATCGTTCATAATTAATCCGGGGGAACGATATGATTTTTTCATTGTAGCAGAACAGCCAGTTGGGAACTACTGGGTGCGCGCTGATACTATTGAATACCCTATACCACACAAGGCAAGGGCGATTCTACGTTACAGTGGGGCGGCAGAAGACGAGGACCCAATGACGTCAAGGAAGAATTGTACCGAAACTGACCATTGTTTAGTTATCAACTGCCCTTTTACATATTTCCCAGTAGGTACCTTCACAGATTGTTTGCGATTCGATCAGTTACGATCCTTACTTGACAATGATCCTGCTCCGGTACCAAATGAAGGAGACCCACTTATTGAGCATTTTCTGAATTTTGCCTTTCCAGGAATAGATGACTTTCCTTCCTCAGTCAATGGAAGACAGTTCAAGTTCCCTACAGTATCTGCTCTGACCCAACCATTTGAAATAGATACACCATGTGACGAACAGAAGTGTGGCTCAGAAAAGCTTTGCCAGTGTTCACATTCACTTGTCCTGAATCATAATGACGTAGTACAACTCGTTATTCTTAACATGGGTGTAGGAACAGGGTGGTCGCATCCTATTCATCTTCATGGTTATACATTCTACGTATTGAAGATGGGCTATGCTACATATAACGAGACAACAGCTCGATTTATGTCACCAAATTCTGATATCGATTGCCGAGGACAGTTTTGCAATGATGCTACATGGAGCGACCCCACTTGGCTTGGAGATAACGTTCCCGGATTGGAACTTTCCAACCCACCAAGAAAGGATACTCTGATTGTACCAAGTGGTGGGTATGCCGTCATCAGAATCAAGGCCGATAATCCAGGTATATGGCTGATGCATTGTCATATAGAACTACATGCAAATGATGGAATGATGATGTATATCAACAACTCGTATGGAATGCATCCTCCCCCACCGGAAGGCTTCCCCACCTGCCACAGTTATCCGTCAGCGTTCCGTGTTCATTCAGACAATAATAACGATAGTGACGTAACAACATCAGCGCCGGTAACCAGGATTGTAACCAATTTTAAAGAGGTCGAGGTGATTAAGGACG
- the LOC138335859 gene encoding uncharacterized protein isoform X1 has translation MGCIHRVMIWPGFLLCMLAITTQSSFGYECDKTATVCRTSLIIEDRITMMHKVYKKVYPYKGKLYRFDEKNPDNATEIPQESVIIGDGFEPGRLVVVANDSLPGPPIIVYVGQRLIIDVINHLPSDTVTIHWHGLPQHGTPWMDGVPFITQCPILSGQTFTYDFIAEPKGTFWYHAHTGSMRSNGLNGAFIIREPLSTIPEHIMVVQGYNHNRSSDLDFKKMMMGHFEKRHPMPTTESVDGGRFSRFFLTSALINGKGRFYPNLTSEEHNQAPLTIYDVQLGNTYRFRVINSGALYPIRISIDGHDLTLTASDGFDFKPVVAESFIINPGERYDFFIVAEQPVGNYWVRADTIEYPIPHKARAILRYSGAAEDEDPMTSRKNCTETDHCLVINCPFTYFPVGTFTDCLRFDQLRSLLDNDPAPVPNEGDPLIEHFLNFAFPGIDDFPSSVNGRQFKFPTVSALTQPFEIDTPCDEQKCGSEKLCQCSHSLVLNHNDVVQLVILNMGVGTGWSHPIHLHGYTFYVLKMGYATYNETTARFMSPNSDIDCRGQFCNDATWSDPTWLGDNVPGLELSNPPRKDTLIVPSGGYAVIRIKADNPGIWLMHCHIELHANDGMMMYINNSYGMHPPPPEGFPTCHSYPSAFRVHSDNNNDSDVTTSAPVTRIVTNFKEVEVIKDDGYGIKTFWICMAVMTVLVLLLLAYILHLRKMIKVLEEWKTSTVQSKGETKGETKGVDNPSFNRF, from the coding sequence ATTTGGCCTGGATTCTTACTGTGTATGCTGGCTATCACGACGCAGTCTAGCTTTGGTTACGAGTGTGATAAAACAGCGACGGTGTGTAGAACGTCCCTGATAATAGAGGACAGGATAACGATGATGCACAAGGTTTACAAGAAGGTTTACCCTTATAAAGGCAAATTATATCGCTTTGACGAGAAGAACCCTGACAATGCAACGGAAATACCGCAAGAAAGCGTGATAATCGGAGATGGATTTGAACCAGGTAGACTCGTTGTGGTAGCCAACGACAGCCTGCCAGGCCCACCGATTATTGTCTATGTCGGCCAGCGGCTCATAATAGACGTTATAAACCATCTTCCGTCGGATACCGTAACTATACACTGGCATGGACTTCCCCAGCATGGCACTCCCTGGATGGATGGTGTCCCGTTTATTACACAGTGTCCCATTCTTTCTGGTCAAACTTTCACATATGATTTCATTGCGGAACCGAAAGGCACATTTTGGTATCATGCACACACTGGATCTATGCGATCAAATGGACTTAACGGGGCATTTATCATAAGGGAACCACTATCAACAATACCCGAACACATTATGGTTGTACAAGGCTACAATCATAATCGAAGCTCAGATTTAGACTTCAAGAAAATGATGATGGGCCATTTCGAAAAACGTCATCCGATGCCCACTACGGAATCAGTGGACGGTGGTAGGTTCAGTAGGTTTTTCCTGACGTCAGCTCTTATAAACGGCAAAGGACGTTTTTATCCCAATTTGACCTCGGAAGAGCACAACCAGGCCCCTCTAACTATTTATGACGTGCAACTGGGAAATACATACCGATTCCGCGTTATCAACAGCGGCGCCCTGTACCCTATTCGCATTTCTATCGATGGTCATGATCTAACTTTGACTGCTTCAGATGGCTTCGACTTCAAACCAGTAGTGGCAGAATCGTTCATAATTAATCCGGGGGAACGATATGATTTTTTCATTGTAGCAGAACAGCCAGTTGGGAACTACTGGGTGCGCGCTGATACTATTGAATACCCTATACCACACAAGGCAAGGGCGATTCTACGTTACAGTGGGGCGGCAGAAGACGAGGACCCAATGACGTCAAGGAAGAATTGTACCGAAACTGACCATTGTTTAGTTATCAACTGCCCTTTTACATATTTCCCAGTAGGTACCTTCACAGATTGTTTGCGATTCGATCAGTTACGATCCTTACTTGACAATGATCCTGCTCCGGTACCAAATGAAGGAGACCCACTTATTGAGCATTTTCTGAATTTTGCCTTTCCAGGAATAGATGACTTTCCTTCCTCAGTCAATGGAAGACAGTTCAAGTTCCCTACAGTATCTGCTCTGACCCAACCATTTGAAATAGATACACCATGTGACGAACAGAAGTGTGGCTCAGAAAAGCTTTGCCAGTGTTCACATTCACTTGTCCTGAATCATAATGACGTAGTACAACTCGTTATTCTTAACATGGGTGTAGGAACAGGGTGGTCGCATCCTATTCATCTTCATGGTTATACATTCTACGTATTGAAGATGGGCTATGCTACATATAACGAGACAACAGCTCGATTTATGTCACCAAATTCTGATATCGATTGCCGAGGACAGTTTTGCAATGATGCTACATGGAGCGACCCCACTTGGCTTGGAGATAACGTTCCCGGATTGGAACTTTCCAACCCACCAAGAAAGGATACTCTGATTGTACCAAGTGGTGGGTATGCCGTCATCAGAATCAAGGCCGATAATCCAGGTATATGGCTGATGCATTGTCATATAGAACTACATGCAAATGATGGAATGATGATGTATATCAACAACTCGTATGGAATGCATCCTCCCCCACCGGAAGGCTTCCCCACCTGCCACAGTTATCCGTCAGCGTTCCGTGTTCATTCAGACAATAATAACGATAGTGACGTAACAACATCAGCGCCGGTAACCAGGATTGTAACCAATTTTAAAGAGGTCGAGGTGATTAAGGACG
- the LOC138335859 gene encoding uncharacterized protein isoform X2 gives MIWPGFLLCMLAITTQSSFGYECDKTATVCRTSLIIEDRITMMHKVYKKVYPYKGKLYRFDEKNPDNATEIPQESVIIGDGFEPGRLVVVANDSLPGPPIIVYVGQRLIIDVINHLPSDTVTIHWHGLPQHGTPWMDGVPFITQCPILSGQTFTYDFIAEPKGTFWYHAHTGSMRSNGLNGAFIIREPLSTIPEHIMVVQGYNHNRSSDLDFKKMMMGHFEKRHPMPTTESVDGGRFSRFFLTSALINGKGRFYPNLTSEEHNQAPLTIYDVQLGNTYRFRVINSGALYPIRISIDGHDLTLTASDGFDFKPVVAESFIINPGERYDFFIVAEQPVGNYWVRADTIEYPIPHKARAILRYSGAAEDEDPMTSRKNCTETDHCLVINCPFTYFPVGTFTDCLRFDQLRSLLDNDPAPVPNEGDPLIEHFLNFAFPGIDDFPSSVNGRQFKFPTVSALTQPFEIDTPCDEQKCGSEKLCQCSHSLVLNHNDVVQLVILNMGVGTGWSHPIHLHGYTFYVLKMGYATYNETTARFMSPNSDIDCRGQFCNDATWSDPTWLGDNVPGLELSNPPRKDTLIVPSGGYAVIRIKADNPGIWLMHCHIELHANDGMMMYINNSYGMHPPPPEGFPTCHSYPSAFRVHSDNNNDSDVTTSAPVTRIVTNFKEVEVIKDDGYGIKTFWICMAVMTVLVLLLLAYILHLRKMIKVLEEWKTSTVQSKGETKGETKGVDNPSFNRF, from the coding sequence ATTTGGCCTGGATTCTTACTGTGTATGCTGGCTATCACGACGCAGTCTAGCTTTGGTTACGAGTGTGATAAAACAGCGACGGTGTGTAGAACGTCCCTGATAATAGAGGACAGGATAACGATGATGCACAAGGTTTACAAGAAGGTTTACCCTTATAAAGGCAAATTATATCGCTTTGACGAGAAGAACCCTGACAATGCAACGGAAATACCGCAAGAAAGCGTGATAATCGGAGATGGATTTGAACCAGGTAGACTCGTTGTGGTAGCCAACGACAGCCTGCCAGGCCCACCGATTATTGTCTATGTCGGCCAGCGGCTCATAATAGACGTTATAAACCATCTTCCGTCGGATACCGTAACTATACACTGGCATGGACTTCCCCAGCATGGCACTCCCTGGATGGATGGTGTCCCGTTTATTACACAGTGTCCCATTCTTTCTGGTCAAACTTTCACATATGATTTCATTGCGGAACCGAAAGGCACATTTTGGTATCATGCACACACTGGATCTATGCGATCAAATGGACTTAACGGGGCATTTATCATAAGGGAACCACTATCAACAATACCCGAACACATTATGGTTGTACAAGGCTACAATCATAATCGAAGCTCAGATTTAGACTTCAAGAAAATGATGATGGGCCATTTCGAAAAACGTCATCCGATGCCCACTACGGAATCAGTGGACGGTGGTAGGTTCAGTAGGTTTTTCCTGACGTCAGCTCTTATAAACGGCAAAGGACGTTTTTATCCCAATTTGACCTCGGAAGAGCACAACCAGGCCCCTCTAACTATTTATGACGTGCAACTGGGAAATACATACCGATTCCGCGTTATCAACAGCGGCGCCCTGTACCCTATTCGCATTTCTATCGATGGTCATGATCTAACTTTGACTGCTTCAGATGGCTTCGACTTCAAACCAGTAGTGGCAGAATCGTTCATAATTAATCCGGGGGAACGATATGATTTTTTCATTGTAGCAGAACAGCCAGTTGGGAACTACTGGGTGCGCGCTGATACTATTGAATACCCTATACCACACAAGGCAAGGGCGATTCTACGTTACAGTGGGGCGGCAGAAGACGAGGACCCAATGACGTCAAGGAAGAATTGTACCGAAACTGACCATTGTTTAGTTATCAACTGCCCTTTTACATATTTCCCAGTAGGTACCTTCACAGATTGTTTGCGATTCGATCAGTTACGATCCTTACTTGACAATGATCCTGCTCCGGTACCAAATGAAGGAGACCCACTTATTGAGCATTTTCTGAATTTTGCCTTTCCAGGAATAGATGACTTTCCTTCCTCAGTCAATGGAAGACAGTTCAAGTTCCCTACAGTATCTGCTCTGACCCAACCATTTGAAATAGATACACCATGTGACGAACAGAAGTGTGGCTCAGAAAAGCTTTGCCAGTGTTCACATTCACTTGTCCTGAATCATAATGACGTAGTACAACTCGTTATTCTTAACATGGGTGTAGGAACAGGGTGGTCGCATCCTATTCATCTTCATGGTTATACATTCTACGTATTGAAGATGGGCTATGCTACATATAACGAGACAACAGCTCGATTTATGTCACCAAATTCTGATATCGATTGCCGAGGACAGTTTTGCAATGATGCTACATGGAGCGACCCCACTTGGCTTGGAGATAACGTTCCCGGATTGGAACTTTCCAACCCACCAAGAAAGGATACTCTGATTGTACCAAGTGGTGGGTATGCCGTCATCAGAATCAAGGCCGATAATCCAGGTATATGGCTGATGCATTGTCATATAGAACTACATGCAAATGATGGAATGATGATGTATATCAACAACTCGTATGGAATGCATCCTCCCCCACCGGAAGGCTTCCCCACCTGCCACAGTTATCCGTCAGCGTTCCGTGTTCATTCAGACAATAATAACGATAGTGACGTAACAACATCAGCGCCGGTAACCAGGATTGTAACCAATTTTAAAGAGGTCGAGGTGATTAAGGACG